A genomic region of Caulobacter vibrioides contains the following coding sequences:
- a CDS encoding response regulator — translation MTSPETALVLEDQAETRAHLLAALSEAFPGVVARGAGDLAEARSFLDGGRLPDLALVDLGLPDGRGVDFLRDLAERSGGATRSVVVTIYADDAHLFDAIAAGAGGYLLKDMGRADLVRYLRRLEAGETPLSPAVARRMLDYFRARPAPLAEVEPEAALTPRETEVLRLIGRGLRSGEAAKVMGVTELTVAGYVKAIYRKLNICSRAEAALEAQRRGLV, via the coding sequence ATGACTTCGCCTGAAACCGCCCTTGTCCTGGAGGACCAGGCCGAGACCCGCGCGCACCTGCTGGCGGCCCTGTCCGAGGCCTTTCCGGGCGTGGTCGCGCGGGGCGCGGGGGATCTGGCCGAGGCGCGCTCGTTCCTCGACGGGGGGCGCCTGCCGGACCTGGCGCTGGTGGACCTGGGCCTGCCGGACGGTCGCGGGGTGGATTTCCTGCGTGATCTGGCCGAACGCTCGGGCGGCGCGACGCGCTCGGTGGTGGTGACCATCTATGCCGACGACGCCCACCTGTTCGACGCCATCGCGGCGGGGGCGGGCGGCTATCTGCTGAAGGACATGGGCCGCGCGGACCTGGTGCGCTATCTGCGGCGGCTGGAGGCGGGGGAGACGCCGCTGTCGCCGGCCGTGGCGCGCCGGATGCTCGACTATTTCCGCGCCCGTCCCGCGCCGCTCGCCGAGGTCGAGCCCGAGGCGGCCCTGACCCCGCGCGAGACCGAGGTGCTGCGCCTGATCGGCCGGGGCCTGCGCTCGGGCGAGGCGGCCAAGGTGATGGGCGTCACCGAACTGACCGTCGCCGGCTACGTCAAGGCCATCTACCGCAAGCTCAACATCTGCTCGCGGGCGGAGGCGGCGCTGGAGGCGCAGCGACGGGGGTTGGTTTAG